A genomic window from Streptomyces broussonetiae includes:
- a CDS encoding sensor histidine kinase gives MKPAAADDENDRQRRPAPAHTRGAEGAPEPGIGTAASTRRRRLRTWLGENPSPHSPPFARYRWLRLLTFLLIGYTALGIGLGGGEQLADGYRFSTAVGLLLGLAQGATVVLAIWRPVPAWAASLAAALLTALLARPHLATDAPANTSWPWSTPVLLAHMVVLVLLALRTRLRGTLTALGLTVLVTGVVQGPIGATKYASTGVIAVALFSVAVLTGTALRSRSEARTQLARQTTITAEERARRALLEERSRIARELHDVVAHHMSVISIQAQVAPHLVENPSEELRENLTGIRNNALEALTELRRVLGVLRSEGPVDPEAVDDAYRLSAPGTGSAPDAPQPNLARLDALIENTRAAGADVVMKVEGEARGYPPGVELSAYRIVQEALSNVLRHAPGSSASVEVLHYHHGICLDVINSRPSRPAPPSPGSGHGLLGMRERAAMLGGHVVATGDGHGGFRVTAFLPREGTPASADTGGPATSTHPPGPPHPPGQLSAPGPLPSLPPAPPASDPHRPEPPTGEQAP, from the coding sequence GTGAAGCCCGCGGCCGCCGACGACGAGAACGACCGACAGCGGCGCCCCGCACCCGCACACACGCGGGGAGCCGAAGGCGCCCCCGAACCCGGCATCGGCACAGCCGCTTCCACCCGGCGCCGCCGCCTGCGCACCTGGCTGGGCGAGAACCCCTCGCCCCACTCACCCCCCTTCGCCCGGTACCGCTGGCTGCGGCTGCTCACCTTCCTCCTCATCGGCTACACCGCCCTGGGGATCGGCCTGGGCGGCGGCGAGCAGTTGGCCGACGGGTACCGGTTCAGCACCGCCGTAGGTCTTCTTCTCGGCCTCGCGCAGGGCGCGACCGTCGTCCTGGCCATCTGGCGTCCCGTGCCCGCCTGGGCCGCGTCCCTCGCCGCCGCCCTGCTCACCGCCCTGCTCGCCCGCCCGCATCTGGCGACGGACGCGCCCGCCAACACGTCCTGGCCCTGGTCGACGCCCGTGCTGCTGGCCCACATGGTGGTGCTGGTGCTCCTGGCCCTGCGCACCCGGCTGCGCGGCACGCTCACCGCGCTGGGCCTGACCGTGCTGGTGACCGGGGTGGTGCAGGGCCCGATCGGCGCGACGAAGTACGCCTCCACCGGCGTGATCGCGGTCGCCCTCTTCTCCGTCGCCGTGCTCACCGGCACCGCGCTGCGCAGCCGCAGCGAGGCCCGTACGCAGCTGGCCCGGCAGACGACGATCACCGCGGAGGAGCGGGCCCGCCGGGCGCTGCTGGAGGAGCGCAGCCGTATCGCGCGCGAGCTGCACGACGTGGTCGCCCACCACATGTCGGTGATCTCGATCCAGGCGCAGGTGGCGCCCCACCTGGTGGAGAACCCCTCCGAGGAGCTGAGGGAGAACCTCACCGGCATCCGCAACAACGCCCTGGAGGCGCTGACCGAGCTGCGCCGTGTCCTCGGTGTGCTGCGTTCCGAGGGCCCGGTGGACCCGGAGGCCGTGGACGACGCCTACCGGCTCTCCGCTCCCGGTACCGGCTCGGCCCCCGACGCCCCGCAGCCGAATCTGGCCCGGCTGGACGCCCTGATCGAGAACACGCGCGCGGCCGGTGCGGACGTCGTCATGAAGGTGGAGGGCGAGGCGCGCGGCTATCCGCCCGGCGTGGAGCTGTCGGCGTACCGGATCGTCCAGGAGGCCCTGAGCAACGTCCTGCGGCACGCCCCGGGTTCCTCGGCCAGCGTGGAGGTTCTCCACTACCACCACGGGATATGCCTGGACGTCATCAACTCCCGCCCCAGCCGCCCCGCGCCGCCGTCCCCGGGCAGTGGCCACGGTCTGCTCGGCATGCGGGAGCGCGCGGCGATGCTGGGCGGGCACGTCGTCGCGACGGGTGACGGGCACGGCGGCTTCCGGGTCACGGCGTTCCTGCCGCGCGAGGGCACCCCGGCGTCGGCCGACACCGGCGGGCCCGCGACCTCCACGCACCCGCCCGGGCCGCCGCACCC